One Besnoitia besnoiti strain Bb-Ger1 chromosome VIII, whole genome shotgun sequence DNA segment encodes these proteins:
- a CDS encoding hypothetical protein (encoded by transcript BESB_084750) produces the protein MGTRQTVDAKSAHEARAREDGREAAPASLRECPSLPVCSLPASEDRQKLRRVFLRNQAAILSVAVLCPAIFSSFFVPNGGLQPGACAAVEAGTRSQAAFQFAPAADMAAEDEPAAETVADDLGRKGKWWWHYSAIRQQPRTSAGRARGAVSSSRGKNLKKKLLFMALGIAVTAALGFVSVKAYKKWRSLKTKRSPCPQYVTSTRS, from the exons ATGGGGACGAGGCAAACTGTAGATGCGAAATCCGCGCATGAGGCGCGTGCACGTGAAGACGGTAGGGAGGCTGCCCCGGCGTCGTTGAGAGAATGTCCGAGCCTACCCGTTTGTTCCCTACCTGCCTCTGAAGACAGACAGAAGCTGCGCCGAGTCTTCCTTCGCAACCAAGCAGCGATTCTGTCCGTTGCTGTTCTCTGTCCGGCGATTTTTTCCTCATTCTTTGTACCCAATGGGGGTCTTCAACCTggagcctgcgccgccgtcgaagCAGGGACCCGCAGCCAGGCTGCGTTTCAAtttgcgcctgctgcggatATGGCGGCAGAGGATGAGCCTGCGGCAGAGACAGTGGCAGACGACTTAGGGCGAAAAGGGAAATGGTGGTGGCATTACAGTGCGATACGGCAACAGCCACGGACCTCTgcagggcgagcgcgaggggcAGTTTCATCATCGCGTGGAAAGAACCTGAAGAAAAAGCTTTTGTTCAT GGCCTTGGGCATCGCCGTTACTGCTGCGCTTGGCTTCGTGAGCGTCAAGGCGTACAAGAAGTGGCGTTCTCTGAAAACGAAGCGATCGCCCT GCCCCCAGTATGTCACTAGTACTCGAAGCTAG